From a region of the Candida albicans SC5314 chromosome 1, complete sequence genome:
- the DAL7 gene encoding Dal7p (Putative allantoate permease; mutant is viable), whose product MSLNGKTDLEKSGARVSVTASTVSENQTTGFELYEKAQELSFEEEEAIRKKVVWKVDMRIVPLLCITYTLQFLDKLSLNYAAAYTLKEDLNLYGQRYSWCAAIFNFGYLAGALPANYVIQKLPVAKFTGCMLFLWSIILIGHIGLQNYGGILVIRFLLGLFESMISPSCMAICNNFYTVKNQPLRMCIFLSFNGVATIVGSLLSWGLGHADESKLKIWKLIFLVIGLMNFVWSGIFLWLCPDSPKSVKFLTEDEKAVLIKEVATNNQGLGETRFKKSQAVEALQDLFVYFVALIGLACGVINGGTSNFASSLIKGFGFTGIQATALQMPLGAVELVVVVAAGIVVFTVKNMRCIVLFVICIPPLAGLIGLHVIPLTHRWALVGCSFLQFIIGGPVILCWILSNANVSGSSKKTIANGIWFVMYAAGNIISPNIFYAREAPKYRSGIIGLISSYCGIMVLAIAIRLVFMHRNRKRNLEQGGYNEQIAEQAVLDGFKGLTDFENAGFRYSL is encoded by the coding sequence ATGTCATTGAATGGAAAGAcagatttggaaaaatctGGTGCTAGAGTTAGTGTAACAGCTTCCACAGTTTCAGAAAACCAAACAACCggatttgaattatatgaAAAAGCTCAAGAACTTTcttttgaagaagaagaagcaatAAGGAAAAAAGTGGTTTGGAAAGTAGATATGAGAATTGTTCCCTTATTATGTATTACTTATACATTACAATTTTTagataaattatcattaaattaTGCTGCTGCTTATACATTAAAagaagatttgaatttatatGGTCAAAGATATTCATGGTGTGCTgctatttttaattttggttATCTTGCTGGTGCATTACCAGCAAATTAtgttattcaaaaattacCCGTTGCTAAATTCACTGGATGTATGTTGTTCTTATGGTCgattattttgattggtCATATTGGTTTACAAAATTATGGTGGGATTTTGGTGATTAGATTTCTCTTGGgattatttgaatcaatGATCAGTCCTTCATGTATGGCAATTTGCAACAATTTCTACACTGTGAAAAACCAACCATTAAGAATGTGTATCTTCTTATCATTTAATGGGGTAGCTACTATTGTCGGGTCACTTCTTAGTTGGGGACTTGGACATGCTGatgaatcaaaattgaaaatatggaaattgatttttttggtcATTGGTCTTATGAACTTTGTTTGGTCAGggatttttctttggttaTGTCCTGATTCACCTAAACTGGTCAAATTTTTaactgaagatgaaaaagCTGTTTTGATTAAAGAAGTTGCTACTAATAATCAAGGTTTAGGAGAAACTAGATTTAAAAAGAGTCAAGCAGTTGAAGCATTACAAGATTTGTTTGTATATTTTGTTGCCTTAATAGGTCTTGCATGTGGAGTTATCAATGGTGGCACATCAAATTTTGCCtcttcattaattaaaggATTTGGGTTTACGGGAATCCAGGCCACCGCATTACAAATGCCTCTTGGTGCTGTGGAATTAGTTGTCGTTGTAGCAGCTGGTATTGTTGTCTTTACTGTCAAGAACATGCGTTGCATAGTATTATTTGTCATTTGTATCCCTCCTTTAGCCGGTCTTATTGGCCTTCATGTCATACCATTAACGCATAGATGGGCTCTAGTTGGATGTTCATTCTTGCAGTTTATTATTGGGGGTCCAGTTATCTTGTGTTGGATTCTATCGAATGCCAATGTGTCAGGGTCTTCGAAAAAAACTATAGCTAATGGAATTTGGTTTGTGATGTATGCTGCTGGCAACATAATATCACCAAATATCTTTTATGCTCGAGAAGCTCCAAAATACCGTAGTGGTATAATTGGCCTTATTTCCAGTTATTGTGGAATAATGGTTTTGGCAATAGCAATACGTTTGGTGTTCATGCATCGTAATAGAAAGAGAAACTTGGAACAAGGTGGCTACAATGAACAAATTGCTGAACAAGCAGTATTAGATGGATTTAAAGGCTTGactgattttgaaaatgcCGGATTCCGATACTCTTTGTAG
- the GND1 gene encoding phosphogluconate dehydrogenase (decarboxylating) (6-phosphogluconate dehydrogenase; soluble in hyphae; farnesol, macrophage-induced protein; antigenic in mice; dual localization to cytosol and peroxisomes depends on alternative splicing; rat catheter and Spider biofilm repressed): protein MSSAPKGDIGLIGLAVMGQNLILNMADHGYTVVAYNRTTAKVDRFLENEAKGKSILGAHSIKELVDQLKRPRRIMLLVKAGAPVDEFINQLLPYLEEGDIIIDGGNSHFPDSNRRYEELAKKGILFVGSGVSGGEEGARTGPSLMPGGNEKAWPHIKDIFQDVAAKSDGEPCCDWVGDAGAGHYVKMVHNGIEYGDMQLICEAYDLMKRVGKFEDKEIGDVFATWNKGVLDSFLIEITRDILYYNDPTDGKPLVEKILDTAGQKGTGKWTAVNALDLGIPVTLIGEAVFSRCLSAMKAERVEASKALKGPQVTGESPITDKKQFIDDLEQALYASKIISYTQGFMLMNQAAKDYGWKLNNAGIALMWRGGCIIRSVFLAEITAAYRKKPDLENLLLYPFFNDAITKAQSGWRASVGKAIQYGIPTPAFSTALAFYDGLRSERLPANLLQAQRDYFGAHTFKVLPGQENELLKKDEWIHINWTGRGGDVSSTTYDA, encoded by the exons atgtcTTCAGCTCCAAA AGGTGATATCGGTTTAATTGGTTTAGCCGTTATGGGTCAAAACTTGATTCTTAACATGGCCGACCATGGTTACACTGTTGTTGCTTACAACAGAACCACTGCCAAAGTTGATCGTTTCTTAGAAAACGAAGCTAAAGGTAAATCCATCCTCGGTGCTCACTCCATCAAGGAATTGgttgatcaattaaagaGACCAAGAAGAATTATGCTTTTGGTCAAAGCTGGTGCTCCAGTTGATGAATTCATTAACCAATTATTGCCATACTTGGAAGAAGGTGATATCATCATTGACGGTGGTAACTCCCATTTCCCAGATTCTAACAGAAGATACGAAGAATTGGCCAAGAAAGgtattttgtttgttggttCCGGTGTTTCTGGTGGTGAAGAAGGTGCTAGAACTGGTCCATCTTTGATGCCAGGTGGTAACGAAAAAGCTTGGCCACACATTAAAGACATCTTCCAAGATGTTGCCGCCAAGAGTGATGGTGAACCATGTTGTGACTGGGTTGGTGATGCCGGTGCTGGTCATTACGTCAAGATGGTCCACAATGGTATTGAATATGGTGATATGCAATTGATTTGTGAAGCTTACGATCTTATGAAGAGAGTTGGTAAATTTGAAGACAAAGAAATTGGTGACGTGTTTGCCACATGGAACAAAGGTGTTTTGGATTCTTTCTTGATTGAAATCACCAGAGACATTTTATACTACAATGACCCAACTGACGGTAAACCAttggttgaaaaaatctTGGATACTGCTGGTCAAAAAGGTACTGGTAAATGGACTGCTGTCAATGCCCTTGATTTGGGTATCCCAGTTACTTTGATTGGTGAAGCTGTCTTTTCTAGATGTCTTTCTGCCATGAAAGCCGAAAGAGTTGAAGCCTCTAAAGCCTTGAAAGGTCCACAAGTTACTGGTGAATCTCCAATTACTgacaaaaaacaatttattgatgatttagaaCAAGCTTTGTATGCTTCCAAGATTATCTCCTACACCCAAGGTTTCATGTTGATGAACCAAGCTGCTAAGGATTACGGCTGGAAATTGAACAATGCTGGTATTGCCTTGATGTGGAGAGGTGGTTGTATTATCAGATCAGTTTTCTTGGCTGAAATTACTGCTGCTTACAGAAAGAAACCAGACTTGGAAAACTTGTTGCTTTACCCATTCTTTAACGACGCTATCACTAAAGCTCAATCTGGATGGAGAGCTTCTGTTGGTAAGGCTATTCAATATGGTATTCCAACTCCAGCTTTCTCTACTGCTTTGGCTTTCTACGATGGTTTAAGATCTGAAAGATTACCAGCTAACTTGTTACAAGCTCAAAGAGATTACTTTGGTGCTCATACTTTCAAGGTCTTGCCAGGtcaagaaaatgaattgttgaagaaagatGAATGGATTCACATTAACTGGACTGGTAGAGGTGGTGATGTTTCTTCAACTACTTACGATGCTTAG